From Oscillospiraceae bacterium CM, a single genomic window includes:
- a CDS encoding response regulator transcription factor, giving the protein MSKTILVVDDEKNIVDIISFNLKKEGYDILTAFDGEKALQLCSEAAPDLILLDVMLPRLNGFEVCSAIRKTDYKTPIIMLTAREEETDKVLGLELGADDYITKPFSMREVLARVKANIRRTGQSAPPETVKEVGIVVDVERYDVYVSGRSAELTQREFELFRFLYAEPGKVYSREELLHEVWQYDYLGDLRAVDVAVRRLREKIEKDAAKPEYIMTKRGVGYYYGG; this is encoded by the coding sequence TTGAGCAAGACAATTCTCGTTGTCGACGATGAAAAGAATATTGTCGACATTATCAGTTTCAATCTCAAAAAAGAAGGCTATGACATTTTGACGGCGTTTGACGGGGAAAAAGCGCTCCAGCTTTGCAGCGAGGCCGCGCCCGACCTCATTTTGTTGGATGTCATGCTGCCCCGCCTGAACGGTTTTGAGGTCTGTTCAGCCATTCGAAAAACGGATTATAAAACGCCCATCATCATGCTGACGGCACGCGAGGAGGAGACGGACAAGGTTCTCGGCCTTGAGCTCGGCGCGGATGACTATATCACGAAGCCGTTTTCAATGCGCGAGGTTTTAGCCCGTGTCAAAGCCAATATCAGAAGGACGGGCCAGAGCGCCCCGCCGGAAACGGTGAAAGAGGTTGGCATCGTCGTTGACGTGGAGCGGTATGACGTCTATGTGAGCGGCCGGAGCGCCGAACTCACGCAGCGCGAGTTTGAACTTTTCCGATTTTTGTACGCCGAGCCGGGCAAGGTTTACTCGCGGGAGGAGCTTTTGCACGAAGTTTGGCAATACGATTACCTCGGAGACCTCCGCGCTGTCGATGTCGCCGTCCGGCGGCTTCGCGAAAAAATCGAAAAGGACGCGGCAAAGCCCGAGTACATCATGACAAAGCGCGGCGTCGGCTACTATTACGGCGGCTGA
- a CDS encoding GGDEF domain-containing protein, with amino-acid sequence MSFTTNLILNFYSLAVLVIIYFHAKMSTEKELLQQKLFMMMLQLTIVLLSLDVLSRFDGYPGTIYVVANYAGNFLVFLFAPVMPSLWLLYVYSQINDEKLKIRQWAAVLTGIIAVNAVLLVFSQFFGWYYTIDAGNIYQRGPLFWLPVTVTAILMVLSFIYVIANYKNIERKHLISLLLLPLLPLSGIVLQLIYYGTSLILNGAALSILIAFATIQNDRLNTDFLTGTYNRKGLEFYIRQKISASTENRTFSAILLDLDNFKYINDTYGHNTGDRVLAATADLLRSCLRSNDFVARYGGDEFYVILDLSDMEELEAIVGRLKRCFEQYNEPSCAPFKIGVSMGYAVYNYRSRLSAEAFQIHVDNLMYENKRANKSSMHQLELQLP; translated from the coding sequence TTGAGCTTTACAACGAATTTAATTTTAAACTTCTATTCCTTGGCCGTGCTTGTCATCATCTATTTTCACGCCAAAATGAGCACGGAAAAAGAGCTGCTCCAGCAAAAACTCTTTATGATGATGCTCCAGCTGACAATTGTCCTGCTCTCATTGGATGTTCTCAGCCGGTTTGACGGGTACCCGGGCACCATTTATGTGGTCGCCAACTATGCGGGAAATTTCCTTGTTTTTCTCTTCGCGCCTGTTATGCCGTCGCTTTGGCTTCTCTATGTCTACAGTCAGATTAACGACGAAAAATTAAAAATCCGGCAGTGGGCAGCTGTTCTCACCGGCATTATCGCCGTCAACGCGGTACTTCTCGTTTTCTCACAGTTTTTCGGTTGGTATTACACGATTGACGCGGGTAATATTTATCAACGGGGTCCGCTTTTCTGGCTGCCCGTAACGGTAACGGCCATCTTAATGGTTTTGTCTTTTATCTATGTGATCGCCAATTATAAAAATATTGAACGAAAGCACCTGATATCGCTGCTGCTTCTCCCGCTCCTCCCGCTCAGCGGCATTGTTCTTCAGCTGATTTATTACGGGACGTCTCTCATCCTTAATGGGGCTGCTTTATCCATTCTCATTGCGTTTGCCACGATTCAAAACGACCGGCTGAATACAGATTTTCTGACAGGGACCTATAACCGCAAGGGCCTTGAATTCTACATCAGGCAAAAAATCAGCGCCAGTACCGAGAACCGCACTTTTTCTGCCATTCTTCTCGATCTTGACAATTTTAAGTATATTAACGACACGTATGGCCACAACACGGGCGACCGTGTTCTCGCAGCCACCGCGGACCTGCTCCGCAGCTGCCTCCGCTCGAACGATTTTGTCGCGCGGTATGGCGGGGACGAGTTCTATGTGATTCTCGACCTTTCCGACATGGAGGAGCTTGAAGCCATCGTCGGGCGGCTCAAGCGCTGTTTTGAGCAGTACAATGAACCCAGTTGCGCGCCATTCAAGATCGGCGTCAGTATGGGCTACGCCGTCTACAATTACCGCTCCCGATTAAGCGCCGAAGCGTTTCAGATTCATGTCGACAACCTCATGTATGAGAACAAGCGCGCAAACAAAAGCAGTATGCACCAGTTGGAGCTGCAGCTGCCTTAA
- a CDS encoding HAMP domain-containing protein, with the protein MERGHLSKSLRWKFVTIMLILILLLMTVVCVFLIQGVQRFYTDEFFKQMEAFFADGDTYTALRDTLGEENPAEKLQALLDAYKGQLGIDTETRNYYILDGTTGALVARSDVRQSMPVEITPNILKALNGSTTFTGDSNASFMDVAVPIASDDGAVQYIIYIRDNKQTVHDLNGEIVTLIVEAVSIGLVISVALSFILSKTLLQPIIGMTKAAEALAGGDFSKKLTVESGDEIGILADTFNNMASQLKTTLEEIKKSETLRREFVANVSHELRTPLTSIRSYAETLTDCPDMPAEMESDFLHVILNESDRMTKIVQDLLELSRFDAGSSTFTFEEFSLERSVLNVYDAVALEAARRGHVVQLELNGQLPDITGDRARIEQVLINILTNALKYTPDGGTITVSSGRSESSVWVSIHDTGIGIPADDIPRIFDRFYRVDKARSRESGGTGLGLSIAREIVVRHGGDITIDSAAGHGTTVTVTLPIQGTSCEA; encoded by the coding sequence ATGGAGAGAGGACACTTGAGCAAAAGCCTGAGATGGAAATTCGTCACAATTATGTTGATTCTCATTTTGCTGCTCATGACGGTCGTCTGTGTCTTTCTCATTCAGGGCGTCCAGCGCTTTTACACCGACGAGTTTTTCAAGCAGATGGAAGCTTTTTTTGCCGACGGTGACACGTACACAGCCCTCCGCGATACGCTCGGCGAGGAAAACCCTGCCGAGAAGCTTCAAGCGCTGCTTGACGCCTACAAAGGGCAGCTCGGCATCGACACCGAGACGCGGAATTACTACATCCTTGACGGCACCACTGGGGCGCTTGTCGCGCGATCGGACGTGCGCCAAAGCATGCCGGTCGAAATAACGCCCAATATTCTCAAAGCGTTAAACGGCAGCACCACCTTCACGGGCGATTCCAACGCGTCGTTTATGGATGTGGCGGTGCCCATCGCCTCCGACGATGGCGCCGTTCAATACATCATTTATATTCGGGATAACAAGCAGACCGTCCATGACCTCAACGGGGAGATTGTCACGCTCATCGTCGAGGCTGTCAGCATTGGGCTTGTGATATCCGTGGCGCTCAGCTTTATCCTGTCGAAAACGCTGCTGCAGCCTATTATCGGTATGACGAAAGCGGCCGAGGCACTGGCGGGCGGCGATTTTTCAAAAAAACTGACGGTTGAGTCCGGCGACGAGATCGGTATCCTCGCCGACACCTTCAACAATATGGCCTCGCAGCTTAAAACGACGCTGGAGGAAATCAAAAAGTCCGAAACGCTCCGGCGGGAATTTGTGGCCAATGTCTCACATGAGCTGCGCACACCGCTGACGAGTATCCGCAGCTATGCCGAGACGCTGACGGACTGCCCCGATATGCCGGCGGAAATGGAGTCAGACTTTCTGCACGTGATTTTAAATGAAAGCGACCGCATGACAAAAATCGTGCAGGACCTTCTGGAATTATCGCGCTTTGATGCGGGCAGCAGCACCTTCACTTTTGAAGAATTCTCGCTGGAGCGGTCGGTCTTGAATGTTTATGACGCGGTTGCGCTGGAAGCCGCCCGGCGCGGTCACGTGGTGCAGCTCGAGCTCAACGGGCAACTGCCGGACATCACGGGCGACAGGGCGCGCATTGAGCAGGTGCTTATCAACATTCTGACAAACGCTTTGAAATACACACCCGACGGCGGGACAATTACCGTGTCAAGCGGCCGGTCTGAAAGCAGCGTTTGGGTCAGTATCCATGACACGGGTATCGGCATTCCGGCGGACGATATACCGCGCATTTTCGACCGATTTTACCGCGTCGATAAGGCGCGCTCCAGAGAGTCCGGCGGGACAGGGCTCGGCCTGTCGATTGCGCGGGAGATTGTTGTGCGCCACGGCGGCGATATCACGATTGACAGCGCCGCGGGTCACGGAACGACGGTGACGGTGACGCTGCCGATTCAGGGAACAAGCTGTGAAGCGTAA
- the typA gene encoding translational GTPase TypA yields MGVVKLKQLRNVAIIAHVDHGKTTLVDEMLKQSGVFRENQAVAERVMDSNDLERERGITILAKNTAVVYDDTKINIVDTPGHADFGGEVERILKMVNGVILLVDAAEGPMPQTRFVLQRALELGHRVIVVVNKIDRPDARIGEVIDEVLELLLDLDATEEQLDSPMLFCSARQGIASYAPEQLGTDLRPLFETIVGYIPAPETDDNAPLQLLVSSVDYNEYVGRIAIGRIERGVIRQNQEIAVCDAHGEKPVKKAKAVTIYEFDGLSRTPVTASSAGNIIALSGIADITIGDTICDTAAIEPLPFVKISAPTMEMTFSVNDSPFAGREGKFVTTRNIRDRLTKETLKDVSLRVAEIDNSDSFNVAGRGEMHFSILIETMRREGYEFQVSPPRVLYKEIDGVLHEPVERVVVDVPETGVGAVIEKLGARRGDLLEMTPVGNRMKLQFLVPSRGLFGYRNEFLTDTRGEGILSSLFERYEPFKGDISRRNTGSLIAFETGEAVTYGLYGAQERGTLFIGAGTPVYAGMIVGVSPKAEDMSVNVCKKKQLTNMRASGSDDALRLIPPKIMSLEQCLEFIADDELLEVTPQNLRLRKSILDHSLRMKALKGVKS; encoded by the coding sequence ATTGGAGTTGTAAAGTTGAAACAATTGAGAAATGTGGCGATCATCGCCCATGTTGACCACGGCAAAACGACGCTTGTTGACGAGATGCTCAAGCAGTCCGGCGTTTTCCGTGAAAATCAGGCCGTCGCGGAGCGCGTGATGGATTCAAACGACCTCGAACGCGAGCGCGGTATCACCATCCTCGCCAAAAACACGGCCGTCGTCTATGACGACACAAAAATTAACATCGTCGATACGCCCGGCCACGCCGACTTTGGCGGCGAGGTGGAGCGTATTTTAAAAATGGTCAACGGCGTTATTTTACTCGTAGACGCGGCGGAAGGCCCGATGCCGCAAACGCGCTTTGTTCTGCAGCGGGCGCTGGAGCTCGGCCACCGCGTCATCGTCGTTGTCAACAAAATCGACAGGCCGGACGCGCGCATCGGCGAGGTCATTGACGAGGTTTTGGAGCTTTTGCTCGATCTTGACGCGACGGAGGAGCAGCTTGACTCCCCTATGCTCTTTTGCTCGGCACGTCAGGGCATCGCCTCTTACGCGCCAGAGCAGCTCGGCACCGATCTCAGACCGTTGTTTGAAACAATTGTTGGGTATATCCCCGCGCCAGAGACAGACGATAACGCGCCGCTACAGCTGCTTGTCTCGTCCGTTGACTACAACGAGTATGTCGGGCGGATTGCGATCGGGCGCATTGAGCGCGGCGTCATCCGCCAGAATCAGGAAATCGCCGTTTGTGACGCGCACGGTGAAAAGCCCGTCAAAAAAGCAAAGGCCGTCACCATCTACGAATTTGACGGTTTAAGCCGCACACCAGTGACGGCGTCGTCCGCCGGGAACATCATCGCCTTATCGGGGATTGCCGATATTACCATCGGTGATACGATTTGTGACACCGCTGCCATCGAGCCGCTGCCATTTGTCAAAATCTCCGCGCCGACAATGGAAATGACCTTCTCCGTCAACGACAGTCCTTTTGCCGGGCGCGAGGGCAAATTTGTCACAACGCGCAACATCCGCGACCGGCTGACAAAGGAGACGCTCAAGGATGTCTCCCTGCGCGTTGCCGAAATCGATAACAGCGACAGCTTCAACGTCGCCGGGCGCGGCGAAATGCACTTTTCAATCCTGATTGAGACCATGCGCCGCGAGGGATATGAGTTCCAGGTCTCTCCGCCGCGTGTGTTATACAAAGAAATTGACGGCGTTCTGCACGAGCCTGTCGAGCGCGTCGTCGTCGATGTGCCGGAAACGGGCGTCGGGGCTGTCATCGAAAAGCTTGGCGCGCGGCGCGGCGACCTCTTGGAGATGACGCCCGTCGGCAACCGCATGAAGCTTCAGTTTCTTGTCCCGTCGCGCGGGCTGTTCGGTTACCGAAACGAGTTTTTGACCGACACGCGCGGCGAGGGGATTCTCAGTTCCCTCTTTGAGCGGTACGAGCCTTTCAAGGGCGATATCAGCAGGCGCAATACCGGTTCGCTCATCGCTTTTGAAACGGGCGAGGCCGTCACCTACGGCCTGTACGGCGCGCAGGAGCGCGGCACGCTTTTCATAGGCGCCGGTACGCCTGTCTACGCGGGGATGATTGTCGGCGTTTCGCCAAAGGCAGAGGATATGTCCGTCAACGTCTGCAAGAAAAAGCAGCTGACAAACATGCGCGCATCAGGCAGTGACGACGCGCTGCGCCTCATTCCGCCAAAGATTATGAGCTTAGAGCAGTGCCTGGAGTTCATCGCCGACGACGAGCTTTTGGAAGTCACACCGCAGAATCTGCGCCTGCGCAAGAGCATTCTTGACCACAGCCTGCGTATGAAGGCGCTGAAGGGTGTTAAAAGCTAG
- a CDS encoding NUDIX hydrolase has product MNFFEEPISSKTVFQGRIVSVRDDMARLQNGKEAHREVVEHPGGVAIVPLLQDNGVLMVRQYRYCMSEELLEIPAGKLEYGEDPLECAIRELSEETGCQAEKMIYFGPIYPSPGFSQEILHIYLATGLVRGEMHLDEDEFLSVETIALEALIAQIMAGAIKDAKTIIGLMKTKQFLEQLS; this is encoded by the coding sequence ATGAATTTTTTTGAGGAGCCGATATCGTCAAAAACCGTTTTTCAGGGGCGCATCGTGAGCGTCCGGGACGATATGGCCCGGCTGCAAAACGGTAAGGAAGCCCACCGGGAGGTCGTCGAGCATCCGGGCGGCGTTGCTATTGTACCGCTCCTGCAAGACAACGGTGTGCTCATGGTGCGCCAATACCGCTACTGTATGAGCGAAGAGCTGCTTGAAATACCGGCCGGGAAGCTGGAATATGGCGAAGACCCGCTTGAGTGTGCCATCCGAGAGCTGTCGGAGGAGACGGGCTGTCAGGCTGAAAAGATGATCTATTTCGGGCCGATATATCCGTCACCCGGTTTTTCGCAAGAGATTTTGCACATCTATCTGGCGACGGGGCTTGTCCGTGGCGAAATGCACCTAGATGAAGACGAGTTTCTCAGCGTCGAGACCATCGCGCTGGAGGCGCTTATTGCTCAAATCATGGCCGGAGCGATCAAAGACGCCAAAACAATCATCGGCCTGATGAAGACAAAGCAATTTCTCGAGCAGTTATCTTAA